One Catillopecten margaritatus gill symbiont DNA window includes the following coding sequences:
- the rplW gene encoding 50S ribosomal protein L23 — protein sequence MNQEKVLKTLLAPVVSEKTSMLSAQNQYAFKVRVDSNKKEIKSAVETLFGVTVENVTTSIVKGKVKVYKGKKGRRVNWKKAMVKVSEGQMIDVSAS from the coding sequence ATGAATCAAGAAAAAGTATTAAAAACCTTATTGGCGCCCGTTGTTTCTGAGAAGACATCAATGTTGTCGGCGCAAAATCAATATGCCTTTAAAGTGCGTGTTGATAGCAATAAGAAAGAAATTAAATCCGCAGTTGAAACCTTGTTTGGTGTCACTGTAGAAAATGTTACTACCTCTATTGTTAAAGGTAAAGTAAAAGTTTATAAAGGCAAAAAAGGTCGTCGCGTCAATTGGAAGAAGGCAATGGTAAAAGTGTCTGAAGGTCAAATGATCGATGTAAGCGCATCTTAA